One Burkholderia gladioli genomic window, TTCCTCGGCCGGCGACAAGCCGCCTTCAGGGCCGATCAGCAGGCGGATCTCGCCGGTTGGCGCTTGCTCCGGCAACTCGGCGAAGGCGATGCTCGCTCGCGGCGACAACATCAACCGCACTTCATCCTCGACCGGAGACGGCAGCGCCGCCAGCCAGGCGGCGTAGTCGGACACGGCAGCCACCGCCGGCACGCGATTGCGCCCGCATTGCTCGCAGGCGGCGCGCACCACGCCCTGCCAGTGCGCCACGCGCTTGTCGGCGCGTTCGCCGGACAGTCTCACCACGCCGCGCGAGGTCGATAGCGGCGCCACGCCGGCCACGCCCAGCTCGACCGCCTTCTCGATCAGCCAGTCCATCTTGTCGCCGCCGGCGATGCCCTGCGCGAGCGTGATCCGGTAGGGCGTCTCCAGCTCGCGCGCCTCGAAGGCCAGCGTGCGGGCCACAGCCGTGCGCTTGCCGATCTCGACCAGCTCGGCGCGATACTGGCCGCCGCTGCCGTCGAACAGCGTCAGCGCATCGCCGGGCTCCAGACGCAGCACCTGGACATGGCGCGCGACCTCGGCGGGCAGCACGATGCTGGCCTGATCGGCCAGCGGGACATCGACGAAAAATCGCGGAACCGCGGAAGTGCTGCTGCCGTTCATGCCTCGATGCGCCTCGCCAATGCCCAGCGGTAGCCGTCCAGGTCCTCGACCTGGGCGAAGCGGTCGCCCCAGAACTGGTCGCAGGGCGAGGTCAGAGACTTGCCGCCGGCCGCGAGCGCGCGCTGGTGCGCGGCATCGACGTCGTCGACATACAGGTAGAAGGATTGCGGCGCCATGCTGTCGGCGCTGCGCGGCGTGCGCGCGGTCGAGCCGAACGCGCCCTCGGGCGCGAACATCAGGATCAGCTGGCCGTGGTAGCTCATCTCGACGTGCATGATCGCGCCGTCTTCGTCGATCAATTCACGCGTTTCGAACCCGAATGCGTCGCCATAGAAGCGGATCGACGCCTGGGCGTTGCGAACGGCCAGATAGGGCGTCAACCAGGGCACGTTGGCCGGACGTGGGTCGGTCATCGGACAGTCTCCTGCGGGATGGGGGACGATGGGCGCCGATCAGCGCCGTAGGCCGAGTGTATCGCGCAGCGTGCGACGCAGGGTGAACAAGGCCGGATGCAGTTCGGCATCGTAGAAGCGCAGCCCCGCGACGCCACGCTCGGCCAGCCGCTCCCCGACGTCGTGGGCGAACAGCGCGCCCGCGTCGAGCGTGTCGCTGGCCACCGCCATCAGCCATTCGCCGCCGTACAGCGGCACCGGCGCGGTCAGCGGGGCGACCACCGCGAAGCTGGCGCGCAGCTCGGCCACCAGCGCTGCGATCCGCTTCGCGTGGAAGCCCGGCGCGCCCAGGTGCATCGAGAGCGCCGCGCAGGGCGTCAGGATCCGCTTGAGCCGCGCCAGGAAATCGCGCGTGTAGAGGCCGGCGGCCGGCGAATCGGGCGGCGTCAGGTCGAACACCACCAGGTCGAAGTGGCAGTTGCTGCGCGCCACGTACTGCGCGGCGTCGCCGATCACCAGCTCGACGCGCGGATCGTCGAGCGCGCCCTCGTGCACAGCGGCGAGGTGGCGGCGCGCCATCTCGACCACGACCGCGTCGAGTTCGGCGATCACCACCCGCTCGATCGAGGGATGCTTGAGCAACTGGCGCGCGGCGCCGCCGTCGCCGCCGCCGAGCACCAGCGCCCGGCGCGGCTGCGGATGGGCCAGCGCGGCCGGGTGCGTCATGCATTCGTGATAGACGTATTCGTCGCCGACGGAGGTCATCGGCCGGCCGTCGAGCGTGAACAAGCGGCCGAGCTGCGGCGTGTCCCAGACCTCGATGCGCTGGTGCGGCGAGGCGAGCGCCTCGAGCCGCCGCGCGTTCGGGAAGCCGTAGGTCGCGTCGGGGGACGGATGGAAGAAGAGCGTCGTGTTCACGGGGTGGGGCGAGGGCAGGGCCGATGCCGGGAATTATAGGAGGCGAGAGCGCGGCGAGTGGAACGCGGCGAGGCAGGAAGCGGCCCGCTGGCTCCGGCGGCGGCTTGCGGCGCCGCAAAAATCACGCCCATGAGAAGATGCGGCGACGCGGTTTCGCCGTTCAGCCCGGTCGCGAAGCCGTTTTCGCCGGGGCGCCGGCCGGGTCTCTGTTAAAATGACCGGCTTTGCAGCCTCCCGTCTGATTGCTCGTCCGCTTCGCGTCCTGATGGCGCCGCATCGCGCGCCGGGGTCGGCTGGCCCGCGAGCTTCCGGACATGCCGTGCCCCGTTTTTCTCGACTCGTTCTCCGGACTCGACATGACGACCTCGTCTCCCGCCAACACCTCCC contains:
- the speE gene encoding polyamine aminopropyltransferase, whose protein sequence is MNTTLFFHPSPDATYGFPNARRLEALASPHQRIEVWDTPQLGRLFTLDGRPMTSVGDEYVYHECMTHPAALAHPQPRRALVLGGGDGGAARQLLKHPSIERVVIAELDAVVVEMARRHLAAVHEGALDDPRVELVIGDAAQYVARSNCHFDLVVFDLTPPDSPAAGLYTRDFLARLKRILTPCAALSMHLGAPGFHAKRIAALVAELRASFAVVAPLTAPVPLYGGEWLMAVASDTLDAGALFAHDVGERLAERGVAGLRFYDAELHPALFTLRRTLRDTLGLRR
- a CDS encoding 16S rRNA (uracil(1498)-N(3))-methyltransferase is translated as MNGSSTSAVPRFFVDVPLADQASIVLPAEVARHVQVLRLEPGDALTLFDGSGGQYRAELVEIGKRTAVARTLAFEARELETPYRITLAQGIAGGDKMDWLIEKAVELGVAGVAPLSTSRGVVRLSGERADKRVAHWQGVVRAACEQCGRNRVPAVAAVSDYAAWLAALPSPVEDEVRLMLSPRASIAFAELPEQAPTGEIRLLIGPEGGLSPAEEDAARECGFRAIVLGARVLRTETAGMAMLAALAARWGGW
- a CDS encoding VOC family protein; this encodes MTDPRPANVPWLTPYLAVRNAQASIRFYGDAFGFETRELIDEDGAIMHVEMSYHGQLILMFAPEGAFGSTARTPRSADSMAPQSFYLYVDDVDAAHQRALAAGGKSLTSPCDQFWGDRFAQVEDLDGYRWALARRIEA